The DNA segment AACTCAGTACACATTTATTGCTTTCTTCCCAATCCCCATTACCCCTTATCCCCAGAGGGGGCCCCACCTTCCCCAGTCCCCAGTCCCTTACCTCTACGAGTGATTCAGAAATCAAATCGGATTGCTATACTTATTTGACTTGAGTGACTCGCCAACTGAGGCGCAAGTTTACCCAGAAGTTCCAAACAGTGGCTATGGCGATCGCAATCAGGTTGGCAATATAGCGGTTAGGAATGAGATAATTAAAGATAATATTCAATATCAGTACATTCAGCACTACCCCGGCTAGACAAACAATATTAAATTTTAAAAATCGCTTCACACGTTGATTCCAACCTCTTTGCTGCATTGATACGTCGGCAAATGTCCAGGCATCATTCCAGAGAAAATTGTTGAAAATCGCTATTTCTGAAGCAATAATTTTACTGCGGGTCAGTGGCCAGGCTAGTGTTGATGGGTCACTTAGTAGGTAAAGTATTACCATATCTACAAATACACCACTCAACCCTACCAAACCAAAACGGATGAATTTATCCAAGGGAAAGCTTTGATGAATCCTTTGCAATCTGCCGGTGGAGACTCGCAAGCGAATTAAATGGTGGATGTAATCTACATACTGCTTCCAAGTAACTTTGCTCTCACCTTCTTGGCGTTCACAGAATACATAACCCGCTTCGGCAATTTCGTCTACTTTACCTCGCCCAATCACTTCTAATAAAATTTTGTATCCTACCGGATTAAAGGTGGCATTGGTAATACAGTTGCGCCGCACCATAAAATAACCACTCATCGGGTCAGAAACCCTACCCAATACACTGGGTAGAATGACTAGTCCTAATAATTGCGCCCCACGAGACAAAAAACGTCTGATAAAACTCCAGCTACTTACACCACCGCCATCTACGTGACGACTAGCTACAGCTAAATCTGCACCCCTATGGATTTTACTTAAAAGTTCCAGCAATACATGGGGTGGATGCTGCAAATCTCCATCAATGACCCCTAAAATGCTACCTCTAGCTACTTGCCACCCACGAATTACGGCTGTAGATAGTCCTCTTTCTTCCTGCCGTCGCATCACTCGTAACTGTGGATATTCTGCCGTCAAAGATAGGGCTACCTCCCAAGTGCCATCTGGGCTATCATCATCTACTACAATCAGTTCATAATCTCCCGGTATAAACTCATCCAGTATCTGACTTAATCTCTCAATGACATTCCTAATATTCCCGCTCTCTTTATAAGTAGGAATAATGAGAGAAAACTGGATGGGTTGACCAGTCACACCCGAATCACTAGGTGGAAACTCAGGAACTTGTAAATTACCTGCGGGTACTGGCAACAATGACTGAGTTTTATTGATACTCATGTATTAGAATTCAGGTGGTAGAAGATTCTTTTATGACATTAACTGTATCTGCTTAAGTATACATAGAGTCAGTAGATATTCTTCATGAAATCTTCAATATTTTTCTCGGTGAAATCAGCTATCGGATACAAGTATTTTATCTCTGTATCTAAATTTTCCCGACTCAAAGACGTTACTAGGCACTAGATTTATCTATAATGCTGTTGAATCACGAATGTAATGTTGTTATTTGAATTATTATACAATTTACGATTTATCTATTGACAAATATACATATATGTGAATTTGACTAGATGACAAATCATCATCAATCTAGACTATAGGTGATGGTAAGCAGATGAATTTTCTTTCAAGATGGATGCAAATTAGTACATCATCTGCATGAGAAAATACAGGTAATACAATCGCAACACAAGCGATGAAGGCACAGAAGGAAAAACGATGTCGGAGAATTTTAGAAGCAAGGCTATCACACAAGGGGTACAGCGATCGCCTAACAGAGCAATGCTGCGGGCTGTTGGTTTTCAGGATGCAGATTTTACCAAAGCCATTGTAGGTGTTGCCAATGGTTACAGCACGATTACCCCGTGTAATATGGGGATAAATCAACTAGCACAAAGGGCAGAAGCTGGTATAAATACTGCTGGAGCAAAGCCGCAAATATTCGGTACAATTACGATTAGTGATGGGATTTCGATGGGAACCGAAGGGATGAAATATTCCCTGGTATCACGAGAAGTAATCGCTGACTCCATTGAAACCGTTTGTAATGGGCAAAGTTTAGACGGGGTAATTGCCATTGGTGGCTGTGATAAGAATATGCCAGGGGCAATGATTGCGATCGCCCGGATAAATATCCCTGCTATCTTTGTTTACGGTGGCACAATTAAACCCGGACATTACAACGGTAAAGATTTAACTGTTGTCAGTTCTTTTGAGGCTGTTGGTGAGTACAGCGCCGGTAAAATTGACGAAAATGAACTGTTAGCAGTAGAACGCAATGCTTGTCCTGGTGCAGGTTCCTGCGGTGGGATGTACACAGCAAATACCATGTCCTCTGCTTTTGAAGCACTGGGGATGAGTTTGCCCTATTCGTCTACAATGGCGGCAGAAGATGACGAAAAAGCTGATAGTACGGAAGAATCAGCCAAGGTATTGGTAGAGGCGATTCGTCATCAATTATTACCCAGACAGATTATCACTCGTAAGTCCATAGAAAACGCCATATCTGTAATTATGGCTGTGGGTGGTTCTACTAATGCGGTGTTACATTTTCTAGCGATCGCCCGTGCGGCTGGTGTAGAACTAAATCTGGACGACTTTGAAACTATTCGTGGTCGTGTCCCCGTTTTGTGCGACTTGAAACCAAGCGGTAGATATGTGGCTACAGACCTGCACAAAGCTGGTGGTATACCCCAAGTCATGAAAATGTTACTCGTGCATGGTTTACTCCACGGCGACTGTATGACCATCACAGGTAAAACCATTGCCGAAGTTTTAGCAGATATCCCAGAAGAACCATCGCCTAATCAAGATGTAATTCGTCCTTGGAATAACCCCATGTATGCCCAAGGCCACTTGGCTATACTCAAAGGTAATTTGGCAACAGAAGGCGCAGTTGCCAAAATTACTGGTGTGAAAAATCCTGTGATTACAGGGCCAGCCAAAGTATTTGAATCAGAAGAGGATTGTTTAGATGCAATTTTGGCAGGTAA comes from the Nostoc sp. PCC 7120 = FACHB-418 genome and includes:
- the ilvD gene encoding dihydroxy-acid dehydratase, producing the protein MSENFRSKAITQGVQRSPNRAMLRAVGFQDADFTKAIVGVANGYSTITPCNMGINQLAQRAEAGINTAGAKPQIFGTITISDGISMGTEGMKYSLVSREVIADSIETVCNGQSLDGVIAIGGCDKNMPGAMIAIARINIPAIFVYGGTIKPGHYNGKDLTVVSSFEAVGEYSAGKIDENELLAVERNACPGAGSCGGMYTANTMSSAFEALGMSLPYSSTMAAEDDEKADSTEESAKVLVEAIRHQLLPRQIITRKSIENAISVIMAVGGSTNAVLHFLAIARAAGVELNLDDFETIRGRVPVLCDLKPSGRYVATDLHKAGGIPQVMKMLLVHGLLHGDCMTITGKTIAEVLADIPEEPSPNQDVIRPWNNPMYAQGHLAILKGNLATEGAVAKITGVKNPVITGPAKVFESEEDCLDAILAGKIKAGDVIVIRYEGPKGGPGMREMLAPTSAIIGAGLGDSVGLITDGRFSGGTYGMVVGHVAPEAAVGGAIALVQEGDSITIDAHARSLQLNISDEELTRRRANWQPRPPRYTTGILAKYAKLVASSSVGAVTDLDLFNK
- a CDS encoding glycosyltransferase, with amino-acid sequence MSINKTQSLLPVPAGNLQVPEFPPSDSGVTGQPIQFSLIIPTYKESGNIRNVIERLSQILDEFIPGDYELIVVDDDSPDGTWEVALSLTAEYPQLRVMRRQEERGLSTAVIRGWQVARGSILGVIDGDLQHPPHVLLELLSKIHRGADLAVASRHVDGGGVSSWSFIRRFLSRGAQLLGLVILPSVLGRVSDPMSGYFMVRRNCITNATFNPVGYKILLEVIGRGKVDEIAEAGYVFCERQEGESKVTWKQYVDYIHHLIRLRVSTGRLQRIHQSFPLDKFIRFGLVGLSGVFVDMVILYLLSDPSTLAWPLTRSKIIASEIAIFNNFLWNDAWTFADVSMQQRGWNQRVKRFLKFNIVCLAGVVLNVLILNIIFNYLIPNRYIANLIAIAIATVWNFWVNLRLSWRVTQVK